In the genome of Myxococcus stipitatus, one region contains:
- a CDS encoding aKG-HExxH-type peptide beta-hydroxylase, producing the protein MTTPKDLIQQADRALVAHPSFGDTPRILARVLTRYRFGLELFAERLPSLARTVTAIEALEDGDARRIFFDPLVRLALEQAFSDLEAGSLKSPHPLEECLPGALAALPLGLSESRMPSRWLVGQDTPKWLWGEAQASDPHSLALQSAFDGVFGARPGSSGKLLSPDAEAQRRLNDAIDLLTTLLPQSGVGALTHVEAIALLSARLEGGTVLSAAGGDLTPSTIFLAIRDLDNPWDIAGCILHESLHMKLFDATRSTALVAQPEETIQVPWRNIRWSIVRAVFSYHVYVHLALFKAAALSADDVLLRRFGDPSAYLSHAHATSVERKAGAPRYDRSIDRTRFLGQQLLTEWAHLLTPQGRDFVRWLNDSLEPVSRAVYGDAVRESPPPTADLTAYRKTRGLRARASPRGECLMVFSPETPRIHWLDLNAWLIFELSDGRTLPEMERAYLEVVGGRVDAAEARRQLRTGLDSLVRSTLVEPTRQQGEAT; encoded by the coding sequence ATGACCACCCCCAAGGACCTCATCCAGCAGGCGGACCGCGCGCTGGTCGCCCACCCCTCGTTCGGGGATACACCCCGCATCCTCGCGCGCGTCCTCACCCGCTACCGCTTCGGCCTGGAGCTGTTCGCCGAGCGCCTGCCCTCGCTCGCCCGGACCGTCACCGCCATCGAGGCGCTCGAGGACGGCGACGCGCGGCGCATCTTCTTCGACCCGCTGGTCCGGCTCGCGCTGGAGCAGGCCTTCTCCGACCTCGAAGCGGGGAGCCTGAAGTCACCCCATCCCCTGGAGGAGTGCCTCCCGGGCGCCCTCGCGGCGCTGCCGCTGGGCCTGTCTGAATCCCGCATGCCGTCGCGCTGGCTCGTGGGCCAGGACACACCCAAGTGGCTGTGGGGCGAGGCCCAGGCCTCGGACCCTCATTCGCTGGCGCTGCAGTCCGCGTTCGACGGCGTCTTCGGCGCGAGGCCCGGGAGCAGCGGGAAGCTCCTGAGCCCCGACGCGGAGGCCCAGCGTCGGCTCAACGACGCCATCGACCTGCTCACCACGCTCCTGCCCCAGTCGGGCGTCGGCGCGCTCACCCATGTGGAGGCCATCGCCCTGCTCAGCGCGCGGCTCGAGGGAGGCACTGTCCTGTCCGCCGCGGGGGGAGACCTGACGCCCTCCACCATCTTCCTGGCCATCCGCGACCTGGACAACCCGTGGGACATCGCCGGCTGCATCCTCCACGAATCGCTGCACATGAAGCTCTTCGATGCCACACGCTCCACCGCGCTCGTGGCCCAGCCCGAGGAGACCATCCAGGTCCCGTGGCGGAACATCCGCTGGTCCATCGTCCGCGCGGTGTTCTCCTACCATGTGTATGTCCATCTCGCGTTGTTCAAGGCCGCGGCGCTCTCGGCGGACGACGTGTTGCTCCGACGGTTTGGAGACCCCTCCGCCTACCTCTCGCATGCCCACGCGACCTCGGTGGAGCGCAAGGCGGGTGCGCCACGCTATGACCGCTCCATCGACCGGACGCGCTTCCTCGGCCAGCAACTGCTGACGGAGTGGGCGCACCTGCTCACGCCCCAGGGGCGCGACTTCGTGCGCTGGCTCAATGACTCGCTCGAGCCCGTGAGTCGCGCCGTCTACGGCGACGCGGTCCGTGAGAGCCCGCCTCCGACGGCAGACCTCACGGCGTATCGGAAGACACGGGGCCTGCGGGCCCGCGCCTCGCCTCGGGGCGAGTGCTTGATGGTGTTCTCGCCGGAGACGCCGCGCATCCACTGGCTGGATTTGAATGCGTGGCTCATCTTCGAGCTCAGCGATGGCCGCACGCTCCCGGAGATGGAGCGAGCGTACCTGGAGGTCGTGGGCGGCAGGGTCGATGCCGCTGAAGCACGACGTCAGCTCCGCACGGGGCTCGACTCACTCGTACGCAGTACCCTCGTAGAGCCAACACGGCAGCAAGGAGAAGCGACATGA
- a CDS encoding FAD-dependent oxidoreductase: MSTHDILVAGNGALGLATARALSLQDPELRIAVVGPVGRPAGASPAAGAMLGCYGEVTAPLLRTPAGRARHAQSVLAAKLWPAWLEALNSQLPVHEQVHIHPGTIVFSNAKSGTIEDENFLAIQQAVRDEGEPHEELDPNQVPGLNPAEDCRPKRALFLPREGTVDASRLLRGLTRVLEQSPKVTLVDGAVKALDIHKGRVTGVRLEDGTTLSAPQVVLAMGVGTQAVLDEVPELARRIPRIFCGGGTSLLLQVPRQTLRHVVRTPNRAFACGLHALPRADNQVYVGATNILSAKPLLRTTPADMYFVLECLLEQIDQDLCAAQLVTWQAGNRPVTVDTCPLIGPTSVEGLWLLTGTYRDGLFQSPLLGQHLARRMCRQPGLIQEDFLPERKPLSLYSLKEAREEALKHYVAMGWEHGIRLPKVGWHRSFPRFYQQLLDSLYAELGEEEFVLPPELLAIVESNRATMVPFFRNYYAEVRKAWA, from the coding sequence ATGAGCACCCATGACATCCTCGTAGCGGGCAATGGCGCGCTGGGACTGGCGACCGCGCGTGCCCTCTCCCTCCAGGACCCCGAGCTGCGCATCGCCGTGGTGGGGCCCGTCGGAAGGCCCGCGGGGGCCTCCCCCGCCGCCGGAGCGATGCTGGGCTGCTACGGCGAGGTGACGGCGCCGCTGCTGCGGACCCCGGCCGGACGCGCACGCCATGCGCAGAGCGTGCTCGCCGCGAAGCTGTGGCCCGCCTGGCTCGAAGCGCTCAACAGCCAACTTCCCGTCCACGAGCAGGTGCACATCCACCCGGGCACCATCGTGTTCAGCAACGCGAAGTCGGGCACCATCGAGGACGAGAACTTCCTCGCCATCCAGCAGGCGGTCCGGGACGAGGGCGAGCCTCACGAGGAGCTCGACCCCAACCAGGTCCCCGGCCTGAACCCCGCGGAGGACTGTCGTCCCAAGAGAGCGCTGTTCCTTCCTCGCGAGGGCACCGTGGACGCCAGTCGCCTGCTGCGCGGGCTGACACGGGTGCTGGAGCAGTCTCCGAAAGTGACGCTCGTGGATGGAGCGGTCAAGGCGCTCGATATCCACAAGGGTCGTGTCACCGGCGTTCGGCTGGAGGATGGAACGACGTTGTCGGCGCCGCAGGTCGTGCTCGCGATGGGCGTCGGGACGCAGGCGGTCCTCGATGAGGTGCCGGAGCTGGCCCGTCGCATCCCTCGCATCTTCTGCGGTGGTGGCACCTCGCTGCTGCTCCAGGTGCCTCGGCAGACGCTCCGCCATGTGGTGCGGACCCCCAACCGCGCCTTCGCCTGTGGATTGCACGCGCTTCCTCGCGCGGACAATCAGGTCTACGTCGGCGCGACGAACATCCTGTCGGCGAAGCCCCTGCTGCGCACCACGCCCGCGGACATGTACTTCGTCCTCGAGTGCCTCCTGGAGCAGATCGACCAGGACCTCTGCGCCGCGCAGCTCGTCACCTGGCAGGCCGGCAACCGGCCCGTCACCGTCGACACGTGCCCCCTCATCGGCCCGACGTCGGTCGAGGGGCTCTGGCTGCTGACGGGCACCTATCGCGACGGACTCTTCCAGTCGCCGCTGCTCGGCCAGCACCTGGCGCGGCGGATGTGCCGACAGCCTGGACTCATCCAGGAGGACTTCCTCCCGGAGCGAAAGCCGCTCTCCCTCTACTCGCTGAAGGAAGCCCGCGAGGAGGCCCTCAAGCACTACGTAGCCATGGGATGGGAGCACGGCATCCGGCTGCCAAAGGTCGGCTGGCACCGCTCGTTCCCGCGCTTCTACCAACAGCTGCTCGACTCACTCTACGCGGAGCTGGGTGAGGAGGAGTTCGTCCTTCCCCCCGAGCTGCTCGCCATCGTCGAGAGCAACCGCGCGACGATGGTGCCCTTCTTCCGCAACTACTACGCCGAGGTCCGCAAGGCCTGGGCCTGA
- a CDS encoding DUF6119 family protein: MLIKSEFSKPKDCLKDLSSVEPMKMKRGMGFTGEFYVSSKRANAPAWMGFVSPMLEERLPEPRHNNICGVLFIQVQKRWLVFTQGHGRNLLKSDCFERDFGIKVVLNSVDPKQLRSVDVRNVESLTTQTRKQLSQNSPMTAFALNLHQDIPRVIAGKPGDAEFAKLIAGSDSLALSAKLEVEDLGAKCERLLTAYQDKVYREHFPWFDRLRAVRDPSVIERLSTTLLETIRSKKHDDLHLAPPDIIDWRESPGLSFSTEDELSPRYELLMEEYLRTVDEEELSLARLKKDMVRLHLSNSDVPLSKWSVFDTIVFETELDGKVYVLSGGEWFQLDKGFADGVKAKLGRIPASTLVLPPAGSAQHENDYNSQVAKTSKNYALMDRKNAFVDESKTAIEACDLFTTDSQFVHVKRKTRSATLSHLFAQGVVSADSFLMDAAFRAHTRNQVVKTRPTLGKFIPDTRPDPSKYEVVFAIITKHKSNWPHSLPFFSQLNLTHAHDRLMRMGYKVSLLRVDER; the protein is encoded by the coding sequence TTGTTGATCAAGAGCGAGTTCAGCAAGCCGAAGGACTGTCTCAAGGACCTCAGCTCCGTGGAACCGATGAAGATGAAGCGCGGGATGGGGTTCACGGGGGAGTTCTATGTGTCCTCCAAGCGAGCCAATGCCCCCGCGTGGATGGGCTTTGTGTCGCCGATGCTGGAGGAGCGCCTCCCGGAACCGAGGCATAACAACATCTGCGGAGTCCTCTTCATTCAGGTTCAGAAGCGGTGGTTGGTCTTCACCCAGGGGCACGGGAGGAACCTGCTGAAGAGCGACTGCTTCGAGCGAGACTTCGGCATCAAGGTGGTGCTGAACTCGGTGGACCCGAAGCAGCTTCGGAGCGTCGATGTGAGGAACGTCGAGAGCCTCACGACGCAGACGCGGAAGCAGTTGAGCCAGAACTCACCGATGACGGCGTTCGCGCTGAACCTGCATCAGGACATCCCTCGGGTCATCGCGGGGAAGCCTGGCGATGCGGAGTTCGCGAAGCTGATCGCGGGGTCGGACTCTCTGGCGTTGAGCGCGAAGCTGGAGGTCGAAGACCTGGGCGCGAAGTGTGAAAGGCTGCTGACGGCCTATCAGGACAAGGTCTACCGGGAGCACTTCCCCTGGTTCGACCGGCTGCGGGCCGTGCGCGACCCGTCAGTGATCGAGAGGCTGTCCACGACGTTGCTCGAGACGATCCGCTCCAAGAAACACGATGACCTGCATCTGGCGCCTCCCGACATCATCGATTGGCGCGAGTCACCGGGGCTCTCCTTCTCCACGGAGGATGAATTGTCTCCTCGCTATGAGTTGCTGATGGAGGAGTATCTCCGGACCGTGGACGAGGAGGAGCTCTCGCTCGCGAGGCTCAAGAAGGACATGGTGAGGCTCCACCTCTCGAACTCGGACGTGCCGCTCTCCAAATGGAGCGTGTTCGACACGATTGTCTTCGAGACGGAGCTGGACGGGAAAGTCTACGTCCTCTCCGGAGGAGAATGGTTCCAGCTCGACAAGGGGTTCGCCGATGGCGTGAAGGCGAAGTTGGGGCGGATTCCGGCTTCGACGCTCGTGCTTCCGCCCGCGGGGAGCGCGCAGCACGAGAACGACTACAACAGCCAGGTGGCGAAGACCTCGAAGAACTATGCGCTGATGGACCGGAAGAACGCCTTCGTGGACGAGAGCAAGACTGCCATCGAGGCATGCGACCTGTTCACGACAGACAGCCAGTTCGTCCATGTGAAGAGAAAGACGCGCTCCGCGACACTGAGCCACCTCTTCGCGCAAGGCGTCGTCTCCGCCGACTCCTTCTTGATGGATGCCGCGTTCCGGGCCCACACCCGGAATCAGGTCGTGAAGACACGGCCCACGCTGGGGAAGTTCATCCCCGATACCAGGCCCGACCCCTCAAAATATGAGGTGGTGTTCGCCATCATCACCAAGCACAAGTCGAACTGGCCTCACTCCCTGCCATTCTTCAGTCAGCTCAACCTGACCCATGCCCATGACCGGCTGATGCGGATGGGCTACAAGGTCTCCCTCTTGAGAGTCGACGAGCGTTGA
- a CDS encoding M12 family metallo-peptidase — MGCCFGRRRAERLRPVEVEEPPLEQPWETEEWATRTMWTLDERDDVENVFDILAVFSSEGAFMESLERIDQDQLLENIHECIRQMNEAFHHSGVTVRGRLVAIERFSPPPPFITTSMYRDALLGEPASGAERERRRQEPIPFEMDDYYGSIRNMCLTLRGRYRPHVVLFVSGNIGDPISGGIGVTTWDESIAVVPAAKLLNEHAPAHEIGHLFGCEHNREAVTVRTGASCYGYIADHWRTIMAYNTTEPQREVPVIGRFSNPDVSYNDGKHPPHVTGDAGANNVLQINTFAPTLLGIRD; from the coding sequence ATGGGCTGCTGTTTCGGCAGGAGACGAGCGGAGCGCCTGCGTCCCGTCGAGGTGGAGGAGCCGCCCCTCGAGCAGCCGTGGGAGACGGAGGAGTGGGCGACCCGAACGATGTGGACGCTGGATGAGCGGGACGATGTCGAGAATGTCTTCGACATCCTGGCCGTGTTCTCGAGCGAAGGCGCATTCATGGAGTCACTCGAGCGCATCGACCAGGACCAGCTCCTGGAGAACATCCACGAGTGCATCCGGCAGATGAACGAGGCGTTCCATCACAGCGGCGTCACCGTGAGAGGGCGCCTGGTGGCCATCGAGCGGTTCTCGCCTCCACCCCCCTTCATCACGACCTCCATGTACCGGGACGCCTTGCTAGGGGAGCCAGCGAGTGGGGCGGAGCGCGAGCGCCGCCGGCAGGAGCCCATCCCTTTCGAAATGGATGACTACTACGGGTCCATCCGAAACATGTGCCTGACGCTCCGCGGGCGCTACCGGCCGCACGTCGTGCTCTTCGTCTCGGGGAACATCGGCGACCCCATCAGCGGTGGCATCGGGGTCACGACGTGGGACGAGTCCATCGCGGTGGTGCCAGCCGCCAAGCTCCTGAACGAGCATGCGCCCGCGCACGAGATCGGCCACCTCTTCGGGTGTGAGCACAATCGGGAGGCCGTCACGGTGCGCACCGGCGCGTCCTGCTACGGCTACATCGCCGACCACTGGCGCACCATCATGGCCTACAACACCACCGAACCCCAACGCGAAGTCCCCGTCATCGGACGCTTCAGCAATCCTGACGTCAGCTACAACGATGGCAAGCATCCGCCGCACGTCACGGGTGACGCAGGCGCGAACAACGTCCTGCAAATCAATACCTTCGCCCCGACGCTCCTCGGGATTCGCGACTGA
- a CDS encoding RelA/SpoT domain-containing protein — MYNWRVVYLRPEREGVVPASEAWIPEARRRLVDDHFPWDEVGTRPEMWEDRLSEVYRWLEQHSALYRLIATGLLARVEPILDQLQAAVLEVEPDRLFVKVDASHITKSPESILEKMARKWPGLEQAPPVSFHNVDQLNDLGRFRIVANFLGDVDDITRHLSEPYDARKASLLTPAQRLLRDEFTLHDNRFEDLILVPPNSRTSGERCRKGRFSPRQPELRGHQVEVQIVTLLQEAWDKKDHCLIYERVRRGEHVPLMHQIICTDLSAQLFVADSQFEQLRREGLPRREESTGTSELQENQRAPA, encoded by the coding sequence TTGTACAACTGGCGTGTTGTGTATCTCCGGCCAGAGAGGGAGGGAGTGGTGCCAGCCTCCGAAGCATGGATCCCCGAGGCGCGGCGCCGCCTCGTCGACGACCACTTTCCCTGGGACGAAGTGGGTACCCGCCCAGAGATGTGGGAGGACCGCCTTTCCGAGGTCTATCGGTGGCTCGAGCAACACAGCGCTCTCTACCGACTCATCGCCACGGGGCTGCTCGCACGCGTCGAGCCGATTCTCGACCAGCTTCAGGCGGCGGTACTCGAAGTCGAGCCAGACCGCCTCTTCGTGAAGGTGGATGCCAGCCACATCACGAAGTCGCCGGAGAGCATTCTCGAGAAGATGGCGCGGAAATGGCCAGGACTCGAGCAGGCGCCGCCTGTCAGCTTTCACAACGTCGATCAACTCAATGACCTGGGCCGCTTTCGCATCGTCGCCAACTTCCTCGGTGACGTGGACGACATCACCCGGCACCTCTCCGAGCCCTATGACGCGAGAAAGGCCTCGCTGCTCACCCCGGCTCAGCGGCTCCTTCGCGATGAGTTCACCCTTCACGATAATCGCTTCGAGGACCTCATCCTCGTCCCACCCAACTCTCGCACGAGCGGCGAGCGTTGCCGCAAGGGCCGGTTCAGCCCGAGGCAACCCGAACTACGTGGACACCAGGTAGAGGTGCAGATCGTCACGCTGCTCCAGGAGGCCTGGGACAAGAAGGACCACTGCCTCATCTACGAACGTGTCCGCCGCGGCGAACACGTTCCTCTCATGCACCAAATCATCTGCACCGATTTGAGCGCCCAGCTCTTCGTCGCGGACTCCCAGTTCGAACAGCTTCGGCGTGAGGGGCTCCCTCGTCGGGAAGAGTCCACTGGCACCTCCGAGCTCCAGGAGAACCAACGTGCGCCTGCGTAA